Part of the Leucoraja erinacea ecotype New England chromosome 15, Leri_hhj_1, whole genome shotgun sequence genome, GTCCCCGGGGACACGGTGCTGGCGGCATCTGGCCCTGGTGGCGCATGCGCATCGGCTGCACGATGACGCATAGACCGGTTTCTGCCTCATTAGGGGTTGTGGGTAAAGAGGCGGCCATTGATAGTCGACCGGCTGTTTGtccccccaaatcatcccgcgggccagtagtttgacagccctgctttaaaccaataccctctagttcttgaatcacatatcccgggaaaaagaccatgcattcaccttatattcccctcatgggttTTACTCACCACTAAAACAatctttgctttattttgaacttccagcacctgcagatttttgagcGTGAAGAAATTTATGATCAGCGTGAGACCGCgataattttgtgaaatgcgtgactgtcacactcaatgcgtgagagttagcAGCCCTGtcataggtttcaataagatatcctctcatccttcaaaattccagagtatacaagcccagccgctccattctatcaatatatgccagtcccgccatcctgggaattaatctcatgaacctacgctgcagtccctcaatagcaagaatgtccttccttaaatttggagaccaaaactgcacacaatactccaggtgtggtctcactagggccctgtacaatagcagaaggacctctttgctcctatactcaactcctgttgctatgaaggccaaaatgccattcactttcttccctgcctgctgtacctgcatgcttactttcggtgactgatgaataaggacacccagatctcgttgtacttccccttttcccaacgccACCATTCAGatcataatctgccttccagtttttaccaccaaagtggataacctcacatttatccacattaaactgcatctgcccactcacccaacctgtcaaagtcaccctgcatcctcatagcatcttcctcacagttccccctgccacccagctttgtgtcatctgcaaatttgctaatgtttttACTTTTGTGTCTCAGCATAGAGACATGAATTGCTTCGTCTAAAACACTGATCTTTGCCTATTAATGTTTAAGTAAATGAGTCTGAAGCGgtgccttgacccaaaacatcacccattccttgtctccatagatgctgcctgtcctgctgagttaccccagctttttgtgtttctaTAATATTTATTGTAAACTCTTTTTACAGGAACAAGCAGTGGATTTGTGAAAGGGAATCTCAAACTGGTTCAGTTCATCAGTACCTGAATGCGATTCACTCAACCTTCTCACCTGATGGCCCACCAGCAAGTTCTCGCTGTGGAGAAACCATTTGTCTGTCCCGATTGTGGGAAAGGATTCACTCAAGCAAGCAACCTGAAGAGGCACCAGCATATTCACACCGGGGCGAGGCCGTTCATCTGTTCTGAGtgcgggaagggattcactcGTATGTCCAATATGATAACACATATGAGAgttcacactggggagaggccgttcacttgTTCCGAGTGTGGGCAAGGATTCACTCAGTTAGCCAACATGATAACCCACCAGCGAGTCcacactggggagaggccgttcacctgcgcTGTGTGTGGGCAAGGATTCACTCAATCTCCCCACCTGGTGACACATCAACGGATTCACACTCAGGAGAAGCCATTTGCCTGTCCTGATTGTGGGAAAGACTTCTCCCGTGCATGCCAGCTGAAGAGGCACCAGCAAGTCCACACCGGAGAGAGGCCGTTCATCTGTTCTGATTGCGGGAAGGGATTCATTCAATCATCTGACCTACTGAGACACCAGCAGgttcacactggggagaggccgttcgcctgttctgagtgtgggaaggaattcACTCGTTTGTTCAACATGATTATGCACCAGAGAATTCACACCGGGGAGAGACTGTTCATCTGTTctcagtgtgggaagggattcacacAATTTTCCCACCTGGTGACCCACCAGCAGGTTCACGCCATGGAGAAACCAGAGGCCTCTCCCAACTGTGGGTAGGAGGGTAGGCCTCACTTGTACATTTTAACCTGCCGACCAACGAGAGATTTCACACAGGGGAGAGGGCATTCACctggttagtgtgtgggaattgaCTGAATTATCTGAACAATCAACACATCAGCACAAGGTCACTGGGCACAGTTGGGGTCCTTCAAACCATTATCTTTCAGTTGTTAAAAAgatctttattttatgttctatggGAAGAAAGACGTTGAAagtttacatacaaggaatttgccttggtgctttgctcgcaaaagGATAAAACACGATACAcagtcaattaaaaataaaacattataattgaaacgtgaaaataaagtaccagagtggcggcactgccttagtagctgcggctcgcctgcagtccgtctattttttcttttcttttgtcctgttttagttcattttagttgATTAGTTGAttaggctgtggggggggggggggggagaaaaacatatttttggtctcttccttcggggggatgcgatattttcttgtcgtatcctccgtctgcgctgaggcctaacggTGGCGGAgctggcccgactcggagctgtggcggtccGGCTTCCGGCGGCGGCGGGCCCGTGGAATATCGGGGCTCGCCTCAGCGGCGTTccgagacaaagactttaagctTTTGCCTCCGGcttcagtgaggaggtgcctcggccgcgggcccagtggtggatgttaaatttggaaTTGTATGttggatcgcctcagtgcagagggactgCAAGGCAAGGAATTTTGAGACaaaaaggatactttgacttttgaaAAAGaggcttttggctgttgagtagacctactgctcgtggaaaaaaagttgtttttatatcTGGTTGTGGTGACTTTGATAGTCCagagtcgcctcccagagggaagtacttcaaagagtttgtggccagggtgggagggATATGTTTTACCCACTCATTTCCTGGCATTGCAGTATACAGTTCGTTAATGGGGGAAGGTTGCACAAAATTCTCAGTTcagaagcgaatggtatgttctgAATTTGACAATAAAGGGAGGTACTTTTGACTTTtgaaacacctggagtattgcgtgcttttggctgttgagtagacctACTGCTCGTGAAAGGAAGTTTCACCAGaaaaggactgtcttatgaagttgTTTTTatatctctagaatttaggagattgagaggggatcttatagaaacttacaaaattcttaaggggttggacaggctagatgcttgggaagtccaggacaagggggataAGGGGgatcaaaaccgagatgaggatctTTTTTTCCACACTCTCTGGaactcctgccacagagggtttgcAGTgtacaagagggagttagatgttaatgtggggggatcagagggttgcagagaaggcaggtacgggacattCTCAGCCATGAtcggcggtacaggctcgaaggcgaatggcctactcctgccggtGTTATGCTTGGggactgagccaaaccagaccataatggagaaggtgaggacagactctatgatggtagcgtaaaactggaccatcattgtctgtgACAGgatgtgtttcctcagctgctgcaggatgtATATCCTCTGTTGTGCATTTCTGACTgtggagcaacagaagataactaaaaaggcaatatgggtagaaaggatgaagtacgaaggtaagctagccaagaatataaaaggaGGATAGTACAAGCTTCTTTGggcatgtgaagaggaaaaaattagttaagaccataGTTGGACCCTTCAAGActgaaaaaagtgaatttattatgaggaacaaggaaatggcagacgagttgaacaggtactttggatctgtcttcactaaggaagacacaaacaatcatcctgatgtactagtggccagaggatctagggtgacggaggaactgaaagaaattcacattagacaggaaatagtgttgggtggactgaaggctgataaatccccagggcttgatggtctgcatcccagggttcttATGGATTATGGCcccagaaatcatggatgcatttgtgatcattttctaatctatctatactatttctaaagtctcatcttgaccacttcctgtctacgttgtaaatacattttagaaaaacactaccatatatcgctatgatttttttcgcatcttactcaccgtcctcctctccGCCATTGCCTGACGCACGTGTTTTCTTTGGATCACAATTGTTGCAGAACCACAATATTACAGTTCAAAATTCTCACCCCTTCGATGTGTTTTAATTTGCACAAATAAGTCATCGTGTCGCTTGAGGGGGCTAGCTGTGTTAAATTGTCTCCCGGGTCTCCGCACAAAAAGACCAAGTGGCTGCCGTCCGTTGGGAAACAGTTGAGCCGGTGATTTCAGATTATTTCCATGGCGTCGTTTTTACCCAGAAACATCCGCGCTTCAGAACTCGCCCTATGTTGCAGGCGATACCAAGCGCGCAGGCGCGGAGAGACCCAAGGCGCGCATGCGGTCCGTGGACAAAAGACTCCGGAGGATCGGCGGCGGGTAGGAGCGGGGATCCGGGCGCGGGATCAGTCAGCACCGAGGCCCCGGCCTGAGGAGCGGCCCCCGGCTGCGGGGAGAATCGGTGCGGACCCCGGGGATTCACTGCCGAACCGCAGAGCGTTTTGAGGATCTCGCTGCCGTCTGGAGAGTCTGATCAGTGGaggcgaggaactgcagatgctgctttacaacaaagtgcaggaggaacgcAGCCGgtgcagagacgctgcctgaaccgctgccTCAGTCCTGCAATGTGCGACTTACTTTGGTataaaaccaacacctgcagttcctttattgCTTCAAAAGACTCCGGGGGGTCGGCGGCGGGTGGGAGCGGGGATCCGGGCGCGGGATCAGTCAGGGCCGAGGCCCCGGCCCCCGTCTGCGGGGAGAATCGGTGGCCTGGTGCATCGACGGCACCGTGCACGGATAGACACGTTTCTGGCTCGCTGTGGACGCTGGGTAAAATAGCGGCCATGGATAGtcgagtcaagtcacttttattcatacagcacatttaaaaaacaactctcgttggccaaagtgctttacattggtggaggtactaacgttatacaacagtggttcataaatttaagtatatacataaatacatacatatagccctcactcagaggacgtcaagaaagtcTTGagataaagatgagttttaagtctcgacttaaaggagtcgatggagggggcagtactgatgggaagagggatgctgttccacagtctgggagctgcaaccgcaaaggcacagtCGCATATAGCACATCAGCGCTTCACTGTGGATCCAAAGAGGGTATTTGGATTCCTTTTCTACCAGAGAGTGATCAGTGCATACGAGGACGTGCTGATACTGGTTTACTCAAAGCCTGAGTCTAgcagttgagaggtcatgttgcagttgtataagactttgccGAGACCGCATTGTGctcggttctgggcaccatgttataggaaagatattgtcaagcttgaaagggttcagagaagatttacgaggatgtttccaggactagagggtcagagctaaagtaagctgggtctctattcctttgaTTCGCACGaggatgacgggtgatcttatagaggtgtataaaatcatgagaggaataaatcgggtagatgcacagaatctcttgcttggggaatcgaggaccacaggttcaaggtgaaggggaaaagatttaataggaatctgagaggtaccttttcacacaaagggtggagggtgaatggaacaagctgccagaggagttagttgaagctgggactatcccaacatttaagaggcagttagacgggtacaaaGATAGgatggatttggagggatatggaccaaatgctggtaggtgggactagtgtagctggaacatgttggccagtgtgggcaagttgagcgaagggcctgtttccacactgtatcactgtacgACTAAAAAGGATACAGCGTATCGGAATAACATTTGGTCAGAAGAAGGGCACCTACTGTCCACTGGGCCCACCACAGTCAATGAACAGACAGAAGATGGCATGTTCCCCCAGCTAACTTTCAGCCTGGCTGTTACAGTGTGATGTCATatttccagactgattcctgggatgtcaggactttcatatgaagaaagactggatagactcggcttgtactcgctagaatttagaagattgaggggggaatcttatagaaacttacaaaattcttaaggggttggacaggctagatgcaggaagattgttcccgatgttggggaagtccagaacaaggggtcatagtttaaggataagggggaaatcttttaggactgagatgaggaaaacatctctggaattccctgccacagaaggtagttgaggccagttcattggctatatttaagagggaattagatgtggcccttgtggctaaagggatcagggggtatggagagatggcaggttcaggatactgagttggatgatcagccttgatcatattgaatggcggtgcaggctcgaagggccgaatggcctactcctgcacctattttctatgtttcaccagaGATACAAAAATTACCTTGTCTGAAACAATGATCTTTACCTATTAATGGTTAGTAATCTAGTACCAAGTGTAACGAGAGGGAGAAAGTAGAACTCAAAGCAGGCAATAATAGAAACACAAGCAGCTCTGAGGCAAACAGACATTGTTGGTAGGGTGCAGCAAGGGCTAAACACAGGGAAACCAGTGTGGAATAATGCAGGTCCAACAGAAAGGAGGAGATTGTAGTCCAGGTacattgtcaagagtgttttattgtcatatgtcccagatagggcaatgaaattcttacttgctgtagcacaacagagtatgtaaacatagtacataatgggagaagaaaaaaaagttcagtgtgtgtatacacatgcccACATCATTCATGTAACTTATAAAACTCTGGATGTTCGCTTGTGCGGATCCTTGCTTGTttgcttgaactttttctttgatttacatctcctcgaaaacccgatgcggtaacggtgaaatgtttacacattccggtagagatttacctgatgatttcaaaaatcccatcctctgtaaatttgattcattatttcccgagttttttacTAACATTGTTCATAAAATTGGGGGTAgattatctcaatgggattaggttaggtaagggggaggtacagagacacctgggtgtccttgtacaccggtcactgaaaggtgcaggtacagcaggcagtgaagaaagctaatggaatgttggccttcataacaagaggatttcagtataggagtaaagaggttcttctgcagttgtgtagggctctggtgagaccacatctggagtattgtgtacagtttttgtctcctaatttgaggaaggacatccttgtgattgaggcagtgcagcgtaggttcacgggatttgtctctgggatggcgggactgtcatatgaggaaagattgaaaagactaggcttgtattcactggagttaagaaggatgaggggggaattttacagaaacatatacaattataaaagggctggattagctggatgcaggaagaatgttcccaatattgggcgagtccagaaccaggggccacagtcttagaataaaggggaggccatttaaggctgagttgagaaaacactttttcacccagagagttgtgaatttatggaattccctgccacagagggcagtggaggccaagtcactggatggatttaagagagagttagatagaactctaggggccggtggaatcaggggatatggggagacggcaggcacgggttattgattggggttgatcacaatgaatgacggtactggctcgaagggccaaatggcctcatcctgcacctattttctatgtttcaataaaggAGATGTTAGTGGCAGCAGAGCAAGGCAGTGGGCGCATTAGGTGGAGAAGAAATTGTGTCAGCTGGTGACGGAAAGGAAAtgtatgttgcctgggtttcaacaactaagttacagagataggttgaataagttaggtctttattctctggagcgcagaaggttaagggggggggacttgatagaagtctttaaaatgatgagagggatagacagagttgatgtggacaatcttttccctttgagaatagggaagattcaaacaagaggacatgacttcagaattaatggacagaggtttaggggtaacatgagggggaacttctttactcagagagtggtagcggtgtggaatgagcttccagtggaagtggtggaggcaggttcattggtataatttaaaaataaattggataggcatatggatgagaagggaatggagggttatggtatgagtgcaggaaggtgggactaagggaaaaaaagttgttcggcacggacttgtagggccaagatggcctgtttccgtgctgtaattgttatatggttatatggtatgagaTGCAGATGGTGTGTTTCTTTCCGGTTGTTTTATTTGCGGTTGATATTTGTGGCGTTAAGAGTTCGATGGTGGGTGAGGTTAAGTGAAAAACCGGATGAGAGTGTTTCGCATTTGTTTGACCGATTTAATCGTCTACAGTTTCATTTATTTAGCAGATACTGATACTTGAAAAGGAGGCGTAGTCCTCTTTCTTAcggtttggctttcttcccaactaATCGTTCAAGCGCTTTTGGTTGCAACATGCGCCttcatttagttcaacaaagaaactaacAAGTTACTAaaggttttcaagaaggaactgcagatgctggaaaatcgaaggtacacaaaaaatgctggagaaactcagcgggtgcagcagcatctatggagcgagggaaataggcaacgtttcgggccgaaacccatcttcagactaaagtTACTTAAGGTGGTGCCGTCAGGTACTGAGGGGGGTGGTTTTAGGATGCCAGAACTAACTGCAGAGGTATTGTGAGCCTAACTGAACTTAGTGTTTTAATTGCAATTGTGACCTCTTTCTACAGGGTAGAACAAGCAGAGGATTTGTGCACCAGAATCTCAACGTGTCCAGTTCACCAGCCACCTGCTGGGGCGGATTGACAGATTCGGCTGAGCCAGCGAGACGCCAGAGGGTTACTGCATGGAGAAATTATTCACCAGCTCCGAGTGTGGGCAGGGATTCACGCCCAGCTCTGACAGCGGCCAGGGATTCACGCAATCCTCCCACATGGTCCGCCAAGTGCAGCAACAGGCTTTGGGGAAGCCATTTACCTGTCCCGactgtgggaagggattcactcaaGCCTACAACCTGAAGACGCACCGGCGAactcacaccggggagaggccgttcacctgcgcCGAGTGCGGGAAGGGATTCACCAACTCCTCCGGCCTGGTGGCCCACCAGCGGATCCACACCGGGGAGAAGCCGTTCATGTGTCCCACCTGCGGGAAGGGCTTCATCCGCTTGCACTCCCTGGAGATCCACCAACAGGTGCACCCTGGGGAGAAGCCGTTCACCTGCTCGGACTGCGGGAAGGGATTTGTCCAGTTGTCTGGGCTGCAGACACACCAGCGGATCCACACCGGAGAGAGGGCATTCACCTGCTCTGAGTGTGGCAAGGGGTTCACCCACTCCTCCAGGCTGCTGATCCACCAGCGGATTCACACCGGGGAGAGACCCTTCACTTGTTCTGAGTGCGGGAAGGGATTCATTCAATTGTCGACTCTCCGGTCCCACTTCCAaattcacaccggggagaggccgttcacctgctccgtgtgcggcaagggcttcatccaATCGTCAAACCTCAGGTCACACTATCAAAtacacaccggggagaggccatTCATCTGCTCTGAGTGTGGCAAGGGATTTTCACGATTGTGCTCGCTGCAGTTGCACCAGCGACTTCACACTGGGGAGAAGCCATTTACCTGCCCCGAGTGCGGGAAGGGGTTTATTCAATTGTCGAGTCTCACCTCGCACTACCGGAcacacaccggggagaggccttTCATCTGCTCCGTGTGCGGGAAGGGCTTTTTTCAATTGTCGAACCTCCGATCGCACTATCAAATCCACTTTGGGGAGAAATCTTTCCCCTGTTCCGTGTGTGGGAAGAGATTTCACCACTTGTCCGGCCTACAGAAACACCAGCGgattcacaccggggagaggccgttcacctgctccgaGTGCGGCAAGGGAT contains:
- the LOC129704305 gene encoding oocyte zinc finger protein XlCOF6-like isoform X2 encodes the protein MRFTQPSHLMAHQQVLAVEKPFVCPDCGKGFTQASNLKRHQHIHTGARPFICSECGKGFTRMSNMITHMRVHTGERPFTCSECGQGFTQLANMITHQRVHTGERPFTCAVCGQGFTQSPHLVTHQRIHTQEKPFACPDCGKDFSRACQLKRHQQVHTGERPFICSDCGKGFIQSSDLLRHQQVHTGERPFACSECGKEFTRLFNMIMHQRIHTGERLFICSQCGKGFTQFSHLVTHQQVHALGKPFTCPDCGKGFTQAYNLKTHRRTHTGERPFTCAECGKGFTNSSGLVAHQRIHTGEKPFMCPTCGKGFIRLHSLEIHQQVHPGEKPFTCSDCGKGFVQLSGLQTHQRIHTGERAFTCSECGKGFTHSSRLLIHQRIHTGERPFTCSECGKGFIQLSTLRSHFQIHTGERPFTCSVCGKGFIQSSNLRSHYQIHTGERPFICSECGKGFSRLCSLQLHQRLHTGEKPFTCPECGKGFIQLSSLTSHYRTHTGERPFICSVCGKGFFQLSNLRSHYQIHFGEKSFPCSVCGKRFHHLSGLQKHQRIHTGERPFTCSECGKGFTQLSILQKHRRLHTGEKPFTCSQCGKGFVDSPALQIHQRVHTGERPFTCSECGKGFTQSSTLLGHLKIHTGEKPFTCSECGKGFTQAGNLKRHERIHTGEKPFTCSECGKGFTHSSAVLRHQRTHTGERPFVCSDCGKGFTQLSSMLIHQRIHTGERPFTCSECGKGFIHSSALLRHQRIHTGERPFTCSDCGKEFRQSHTLKIHQRVHAVEKSFASPNCG
- the LOC129704305 gene encoding gastrula zinc finger protein XlCGF26.1-like isoform X1, with translation MEKLFTSSECGQGFTPSSDSGQGFTQSSHMVRQVQQQALGKPFTCPDCGKGFTQAYNLKTHRRTHTGERPFTCAECGKGFTNSSGLVAHQRIHTGEKPFMCPTCGKGFIRLHSLEIHQQVHPGEKPFTCSDCGKGFVQLSGLQTHQRIHTGERAFTCSECGKGFTHSSRLLIHQRIHTGERPFTCSECGKGFIQLSTLRSHFQIHTGERPFTCSVCGKGFIQSSNLRSHYQIHTGERPFICSECGKGFSRLCSLQLHQRLHTGEKPFTCPECGKGFIQLSSLTSHYRTHTGERPFICSVCGKGFFQLSNLRSHYQIHFGEKSFPCSVCGKRFHHLSGLQKHQRIHTGERPFTCSECGKGFTQLSILQKHRRLHTGEKPFTCSQCGKGFVDSPALQIHQRVHTGERPFTCSECGKGFTQSSTLLGHLKIHTGEKPFTCSECGKGFTQAGNLKRHERIHTGEKPFTCSECGKGFTHSSAVLRHQRTHTGERPFVCSDCGKGFTQLSSMLIHQRIHTGERPFTCSECGKGFIHSSALLRHQRIHTGERPFTCSDCGKEFRQSHTLKIHQRVHAVEKSFASPNCG